The DNA region CAAGGACTTCCGGTTTGTCGGCGCGAGTGACGGCGGCTCAAGCGGGGCTTTCCTTATCGAACTGCTGAGGTCACTGAAAGACCAGCCCCGCGAGTTCACCTACGAGTTCGTCTGGTTCGACGGCGAAGAGGCCGTGGCCGCCTGGGACCCGAACACCGACTCCACCTACGGCAGCCGCTTCTACGCACAGCAGGGTCGGAAGGCCGGCACCCTCTCGCAAATCAAGGCACTCATCCTGGTGGACATGATCGGCAGCAAGTCGCTGAAGATTGAGCGCGACAGCTACTCCGCCGGCTGGCTCAACGCCATTGTCTGGGCCACCGCCAAGCGGCTGGGCCATTCGTCGAAGTTCGTGGACGTGGACACCACGATCGAAGACGACCACCTGCACTTCGTGCGCGCCGGCATTCCGTCGATCGACCTGATTGACCTGAACAACTTCAACGCGCTCGGGCACTGGCATACGGCGAGCGACACGCTCGAAAACGTCTCTGCCGCGTCGCTCCAGGTCGTGGGCGACGTGCTCCTCGCCGCGCTCCCCGACATCGTCAACTACCTGCGGAAGTAGAAGGCGTCGGGGTCCTGGAGTCCAGAAGTCCCGGGGTCGCCAGCAACGCGGTTTCGCCGGACGACAGCCCCACGGGAACCATCAATGCGGCAGCGACATCATTGGGCGACAACATATTGCGTCCGGCTGACGCCAGCCGTCAGTCGCGCCGACGCCAAACATTTTACGCGTCGGCGCCGGCTGCACGGCGTGTTAGCTGGCCCCTATGCCACGACTACCACCGGGGCTTGACAAGTTCAGAGCATTGAATGCGCCGCGGGAATAACGAATAACTTCTAGTGCTTCGGAAGTCGATACCTCAAGTCCATGCACAGCGCGATTGCAGACGTCGATGACGTACCGCAAGGACTTCCAAGCCTCATCGGTCCCAACTTCGTGTCGCCGGAGCAGTTCGATGAGCCTCGATGCCCCTGGGCGTTCCGGCACCGCTAAATTGCGCTGCATCGCCAAATGTCGTAACCGCTGCTCGATTACCCGCCTGAGGTGTGCGAGTCCATCCCAAACGGCCCCATCGAGAACTTTATATTCGATCGCTAGGAGATCGGCGTCGGGCGAGGCATCTCGCGGGAAAAGATTGACGGGGGGCGGCGCGGGATCGACAGCGATCCGAACCCCATCCGCCTTGCCAACAAACTCCTCTACGCAAGCGAGAAACATATTCACTCGACGCCGCACTTTGTCGTTCTGTCCATATTCGGCGACGGAGAACTGGCCGACTGCGTTATCCAAGTAGTCACCGAGATCCGTCAGGGAGTCGGACGACAGAACACGCAGGAACTGTGCCTCCTCGGCGGACTGCAGCTTCTGCCTCGCTCGGTACCAAGTGAACAATTCCCT from Acidobacteriota bacterium includes:
- a CDS encoding M28 family peptidase — its product is MLLRLLGSVGVISLAAAAVVAAGHVSVPDQAKGPTFDSARSWEHLKAMVDLGPRPSGSAALRQTRAYITRQVAAMNLTVQEQTFTATTPAGSVEMTNLIVTLPGQRTDRILFTGHYDTKLFKDFRFVGASDGGSSGAFLIELLRSLKDQPREFTYEFVWFDGEEAVAAWDPNTDSTYGSRFYAQQGRKAGTLSQIKALILVDMIGSKSLKIERDSYSAGWLNAIVWATAKRLGHSSKFVDVDTTIEDDHLHFVRAGIPSIDLIDLNNFNALGHWHTASDTLENVSAASLQVVGDVLLAALPDIVNYLRK